In Methanofollis aquaemaris, the genomic window AAGGGTGCGGCGCACGAGCATCACCTGGAAAATACCGGAGAGTATCTTGCCATCGTCAGGGCGTTCCTCTCCAGGGCCGAAGGAGGGGAACACTCCCGCCGATGCTGATGGATCCCGATCATACAATCCCGGCAGACAGCCCCGACCTCGCCCGCACCATCGCCGCACTCGCAAACAGCGGCGGGGGGAGGGTTTTCATCCGCGGCGATACCGATACGGCGCGGACCGCCCTCCTGAACGCCCTCAAGGAGGTCGTGCCGATGCCGACCTGTCCCGAAGGAAACCCCGCCCCCCGTCCGGCACACCAGGGGATCGCCCGCCCGGCAGAGATCTCGATCCAGCAGGTAGGAGAAGAGAACGGTCTGCTGATCATGGTCACCTCCGGCGCCTCACTCTGCACGGTGGACGGGGTAGTCCCTATCTTCGAGAACGGAGTGGTCAGAACCCTCAGCCTCACCGAGGTGGTCAGGCGGGCGGGTTCGGGAGGATAACTCATATACCTCCACGCCAAGAGGGAGGTGGTGATGGCAGGTGCGTGAAGCAGTACGAACCGAGATCGACGACCTGATCAGCCGCAAGCTCCCGGCGCTCGTCGCCCTCTACCAGGACTTCCATGCCGAGCCCGAACTCTCGGGGGATGAGGTGCGGACTGCAGAGCAACTCGCCGAAGAACTCGAAGCCGCGGGTCTCACGGTCACCAGGGAAATCGGGGGGCAGGGGGTCGTCGGGGTGTTCGAGAACGGCCCCGGACCCGTGGTGATGCTCAGGGCCGACATGGATGCCCTCCCGGTCCAGGAGGAGACCGGCCTCCCCTACGCGAGCAGGTGTCCGGGCGTGATGCATGCCTGCGGGCACGACCTCAATATGACCGCCCTCGTCGGGGCGGCGGGCGTGCTTGCCGGCGTGCGGAAGGCATGGTCCGGGACACTCCTTTTCGTCGGTCAGCCTGCCGAGGAGAGGGTCGCGGGGGCGCGGGCGATGCTCAGGGACGGTCTCTTCACCAGGTTCCCGAGGCCCATGTGTGCCGTCGCCGTCCACGCCGGGCCGGACATCCCTTCAGGGATGGTCGGGACACGGAGCGGCGTCCTCTCGGCAGGCGGCGAGTCGATCGACATCACCGTCAAAGGGGTAGGTGGACATGCCGCCCATCCGGATCAGGCGAAGGACACCGTCGTCATCGCCGCCGAGACCGTCCTCGCCCTCCAGACGATCAGGTCCAGGGAGATCGACCCGAACCAGTTCTTCGTGCTCACCGTCGCCGCCGTTCATGGTGGGAGCAAACACAACACCATCCCCGACGAGGTGATGATGAAGGCGAACCTGCGCTATCATCATGAGGCGGTCAGAGAACAGGGGCTTGAGGCCGTCCGCCGGATCACCACGGGGATCGCCAGAACCGCCGGCGTTCCCGAGAACCTGATGCCGGTCGTCACGGTCATCGACGAGTCGGTCCCTCCCCTGGTCACCGACGCCGGACTCACCAACCGGTGCACCGCAACGGTGGAGGAGATCCTCGGCGAGGGGAATGTCATCGAGATCCTACCTCTCCCGGGAAGCGAGGACTTCGCGGTCTACGGGCGAGAAGGGGTGCCGCTCGTCTACTTCAGGGTCGGGACGATGACCGGCGGACAACCCGGGCCGTACCTCCATTCTTCGCGCTTCGCCCCTGACCAGGCCGCGGCAATCAGAAACGCAACGCTGGTCCTCGTTGCCTCGGCCCTCGCCTGCACCGGGAAGGAATAACAGGGGTGGGCGCGGGACCGGGAGGGGTGTCCCTCATCCGCGGTTTTTCGTGCGGAGAGGGATCGGATCGCCGGCGTGGTGCGAGACGACACGACCTCAAAGACTATCATGAATGCGGCAGAGTCAGCCCCATGCCCACAGTCACATGGTTCGAGATCCCTGCCGCCGACACCGGCAGGGCGAAAGAATTTTATCAATCCCTTTTCGGCTGGAATGTCCGGCCGTTCCCGGTAGAGTTCAAGGAAGACTTCTGGATGGTCGAGACCGACGACGGGGTCGGCGGCGATCTTTTCAGGCGGGAATTCCGCGGTCAGCAGATGATGATCTATATCGACGTCCCCTCCATCGAGGCATGCCTCCGGAGGGTCGTCGACCTGGGCGGCCGGGTGCTCACCGGGAAGACCGAGGTGCCGGGGATGGGGTATCTGGCAGTCTGCGAGGATACCGAACAGAACCGTTTCGGGCTCTGGGAGCGCGTGGAAGGATCAGACGAGTGACAGACGTGAAGTCGGCAAGGAGAAGAGAGAGGGGGGGACCGGACCGGGAGCGATCCTCCGGGCCACCGGCGCAAGGTCGGGGCGGTCGATCCGCCTGAGATGCGGGCCTTCTCCCCGAGGACGTCAGCCCGATGATCACAGCAGTCGTTGGAGGAGAAGACTGAGAGTTGCCCGGCCGCCAGGTCCAGGGGAAACGTCTATCTCCCCCGGCCCCATCCACCCCCTCGGGGTGTGGAGCATGCAGACCTTTACGCGGCCGAGGGTGGTGGTGAGCAGGTGCATCGAGTTCGACCACTGCCGGTGGAACGGGGACATGATCAGGAACGAGGTGGTGCAGCGGATGAAAGAACACGTCGAGTTCGTACCGGTCTGCGCTGAATCGGAGATCGGCCTCGGTGTCCCGAGAGAGCCGGTCAGACTGGTGGAAGAGAACGACGAGATCAGGCTCGTGCAGCACGAGACCGACCGCGACGTCACCAAAATGATGACCACCTTCGCCGCCTCATTTCTCGACGAACTCGGAGAGGTGGACGGCTTTCTTCTCAAGTCCAGGTCGCCTTCCTGCGGGACCAGAGGGGTCAAAATATACCGATCTATGGAAGGCGGCGCCTCCAGAGGGACGACGGCCGGGCTCTTCGCGCAGGCGGTCCTCTCCCGCTATCCCGACCTCCCGGTTGAGGACGAGGGGAGGTTGAGGAACCGGCGGATCAGGGAGCACTTCCTCGTCAGGCTCTTCACCCTCGCCAGGTTCAGGGCGGCGAGGGACCGCAGGGAGATGCATGCCCTCGCAGAGTTTCACGCCAGAAACAAACTCCTCCTGATGGCATACAGCCAGAAAGAACTCCAGACGCTCGGGAGGGTGGTGGCAAACCCGGAGAAGCGCCCGGTCGAAGAGGTCATGGAGACCTACGAGGCACTCCTCAGGGCCGCCCTGGAACGGCCACCCAGGGCTGCATCACGGATCAATGTCCTCTTCCATTCACTCGGGTATTTCAAAGATCGTCTCTCCCCGGAAGAGAAGGCCTTCTTCCTTGAGACCGTCGAGCAGTACCGCCGGGACGAAGTGGCGCTCTGCCCGAACCTGACGATCCTGCGCTCATGGATCGTCAGGTTCGGGATCGACTATCTTGCAGATCAGACCTTCTTCTCTCCTCTGCCGCCAGGCCTGATGGAGGTGCCCCCCGACCTCTCGCAGGACCAGAGAGACTACTGGAAAGATGAGCGTGGGGGACGGAGATCGTGAGACAGGATCGAGTCCTGGCCTGCCTCGCCGCCGTCGTCCTTGCGGCCGCACTGATCTCGGGCTGCATCGGAGAGCCCGACGGTTCGCTCCCCCCGCCGGTTGACTTCACCCCTGAAGCGGATGTCGGTGCAGAGGACGAACTCATCATCAGATATTATCCCAACAGCACCGAACCGGCATCGTACACGGTTACCTTCGAGATCGAAGTGAACG contains:
- a CDS encoding M20 metallopeptidase family protein codes for the protein MREAVRTEIDDLISRKLPALVALYQDFHAEPELSGDEVRTAEQLAEELEAAGLTVTREIGGQGVVGVFENGPGPVVMLRADMDALPVQEETGLPYASRCPGVMHACGHDLNMTALVGAAGVLAGVRKAWSGTLLFVGQPAEERVAGARAMLRDGLFTRFPRPMCAVAVHAGPDIPSGMVGTRSGVLSAGGESIDITVKGVGGHAAHPDQAKDTVVIAAETVLALQTIRSREIDPNQFFVLTVAAVHGGSKHNTIPDEVMMKANLRYHHEAVREQGLEAVRRITTGIARTAGVPENLMPVVTVIDESVPPLVTDAGLTNRCTATVEEILGEGNVIEILPLPGSEDFAVYGREGVPLVYFRVGTMTGGQPGPYLHSSRFAPDQAAAIRNATLVLVASALACTGKE
- a CDS encoding VOC family protein is translated as MPTVTWFEIPAADTGRAKEFYQSLFGWNVRPFPVEFKEDFWMVETDDGVGGDLFRREFRGQQMMIYIDVPSIEACLRRVVDLGGRVLTGKTEVPGMGYLAVCEDTEQNRFGLWERVEGSDE
- a CDS encoding YbgA family protein, whose amino-acid sequence is MQTFTRPRVVVSRCIEFDHCRWNGDMIRNEVVQRMKEHVEFVPVCAESEIGLGVPREPVRLVEENDEIRLVQHETDRDVTKMMTTFAASFLDELGEVDGFLLKSRSPSCGTRGVKIYRSMEGGASRGTTAGLFAQAVLSRYPDLPVEDEGRLRNRRIREHFLVRLFTLARFRAARDRREMHALAEFHARNKLLLMAYSQKELQTLGRVVANPEKRPVEEVMETYEALLRAALERPPRAASRINVLFHSLGYFKDRLSPEEKAFFLETVEQYRRDEVALCPNLTILRSWIVRFGIDYLADQTFFSPLPPGLMEVPPDLSQDQRDYWKDERGGRRS